One region of Culex pipiens pallens isolate TS chromosome 2, TS_CPP_V2, whole genome shotgun sequence genomic DNA includes:
- the LOC120413840 gene encoding uncharacterized protein LOC120413840 has product MLAVISLIVMLNVGVGLGELLPLIENVVCPADSANVTACIIEAVQTIKEPLITGDYGDGVKGIVLDPYVINKLEVNRGPSFKASLKNVLITGVRNFQIEKLRTDLRKKKFLVAVTFPDLVVRGQYKLEMNIVLLKLTGNGPFNLTDDPLLKVNLEFYTDKKNVVFTRPVHVDLEFVHPQLYLGNLFNGDPKLEAIDNQAINDNPNILLNELKPELERHFEESFYQIASTITKGASADELFPGY; this is encoded by the exons ATGCTTGCGGTAATTAGTTTGATTGTGATGCTAAACGTTGGCGTTGGTTTGGGAGAATTGT TGCCTCTGATTGAAAACGTGGTTTGTCCTGCCGATTCTGCTAATGTAACGGCTTGCATCATCGAAGCGGTACAAACTATCAAGGAACCACTCATTACCGGTGATTACGGCGATGGAGTCAAGGGGATCGTGCTGGATCCTTACGTGATCAACAAACTGGAAGTTAATCGCGGTCCAAGCTTCAAGGCATCGTTGAAGAATGTACTCATTACGGGTGTGAGAAACttccaaattgaaaaattacg AACTGATTTGAGAAAGAAGAAGTTCTTGGTTGCAGTCACCTTTCCGGATCTGGTCGTTCGAGGACAATACAAACTCGAAATGAACATAGTTCTACTGAAACTCACCGGAAATGGGCCGTTCAATCTGACTG ATGATCCACTGCTCAAAGTGAACTTGGAATTCTACACCGACAAGAAGAATGTGGTCTTTACGAGACCTGTCCATGTTGACTTGGAGTTCGTCCATCCGCAGCTCTATCTGGGCAATCTGTTCAACGGGGATCCCAAACTGGAGGCCATCGATAACCAAGCCATCAATGACAATCCAAACATTCTACTGAACGAACTTAAGCCCGAGCTGGAACGACACTTTGAAGAGTCTTTCTACCAGATTGCTTCTACGATCACGAAGGGAGCCTCTGCTGACGAACTATTTCCGGGATATTAA
- the LOC120413834 gene encoding uncharacterized protein K02A2.6-like — translation MHFSWDCPFAKHRCRDCGQVGHKDGYCSSARKSSKPGQRPSRPVETKSVVVRNVKKRRKFVQAQVNGRRVALQLDTASDISVISEQTWREIGKPAPKPATVQAATASGKPLKLEFQCATEININGVVREGRFYVVKQQLNLLGLDLIDEFDFWSVPINQFCNQVSSFPSTLGAVKAAFSAVFNDAPGLCTKAKVKFSLKDGQTPVFRPKRPVAYAMCKTVSDELERLEHAGIISPVEYSEWAAPIVVVRKASGAVRICGDYSTGLNDALQPHQYPLPIPQDIFAGLANCKVFSQIDLSDAYLQVEVDEDSRELLTINTHRGLYRYNRLSPGVKPAPGAFQQIVDTMMAGTTGAAAYLDDILVGGVDEADHWRNLQAVLKRIQDYGFTIKAEKCSFAQRQIKYLGHLIDEHGLRPDPAKLDVIRNLPAPKDVSGVRSFLGAINYYGKFVPSMRTLRYPLDELLKTTNKFVWTAKCQEAFERFKAILSSDLLLTHYDPAQEIIVSADASSIGIGATISHRFPDGSIKVVQHASRALTSTEQAYSQPDREGLAIIYAVTKFHKMLFGRRFLLQTDHAPLLRIFGSKKGIPVYTANRLQRYALQLLLYDFKIAYVSTEKFGDADVLSRLIDQHAKPDEDFVVASITLEEDVRSIVKESINALPLSFRVVQQHTKSDPVLRKVLQYIQQGWPKSKTAIADRELKVFFDRRDSLCTVQGCVTFAERLAIPSAFRARCLQHLHRGHPGIERMKALARSYVYWPSIDADIAGHVGTCRHCAAVAKSPPKAPPQPWPKSTFPWQRVHVDYAGPIEGDYFLLCVDSYSKWVEITKTKSITASATIAIVRSLFARLGMPETLVSDNGTQFTSAEFGQFCLENGINHMTTAPFHPQSNGQAERFVDTFKRAVKKIREGRGTINEALDTFLLTYRSTPNPSAPDGKSPSEAMFGRKIRTSLDLLRPPAVPVVKANEEQNAKRSIQKGDCVYVKIYSANAWRWAPGVVLERLGRVMFNIWAEDKRMIRSHLNQLRFRTTDGQRGLGVQGAKPSTKLPLDILLKECILQRPSTASKNTASPASSPQSAPNTSSLGVPSEQSTPIQSPQATAEPTNWESPRSPSFRSATASPAAVPSTSKPVSSPEFLSASENEPAVPFKPRRSSRHRRVPIRFDPYQLF, via the coding sequence ATGCACTTCTCCTGGGACTGCCCATTCGCGAAGCATCGCTGCAGAGACTGTGGTCAAGTTGGTCACAAGGACGGGTACTGTTCAAGTGCGAGGAAGTCATCGAAACCCGGCCAACGCCCGTCGAGACCCGTAGAGACGAAAAGTGTCGTGGTGCGGAACGTCAAGAAGAGAAGAAAGTTCGTGCAGGCGCAGGTGAACGGCCGACGCGTTGCTCTCCAGTTGGACACGGCGTCCGACATCAGTGTCATCTCAGAGCAGACGTGGAGAGAAATCGGCAAACCTGCACCGAAACCTGCGACCGTTCAAGCTGCAACAGCATCCGGCAAGCCGCTCAAGTTGGAGTTCCAGTGCGCCACCGAAATCAACATCAACGGTGTCGTGCGTGAAGGACGGTTCTATGTCGTGAAGCAGCAACTCAATTTACTGGGGCTCGATCTCATCGACGAGTTCGACTTCTGGTCAGTGCCAATCAACCAGTTCTGCAATCAAGTCAGCAGTTTCCCATCAACACTTGGCGctgtcaaagcagctttttcagcTGTTTTCAACGATGCCCCAGGACTGTGCACGAAGGCGAAGGTCAAATTCAGCCTCAAGGACGGCCAAACACCTGTGTTTCGGCCGAAACGACCTGTCGCCTACGCCATGTGCAAGACAGTAAGCGACGAACTGGAACGCCTCGAACACGCCGGAATCATCTCACCGGTGGAATACTCGGAGTGGGCTGCTCCGATCGTGGTTGTCCGGAAAGCAAGCGGAGCGGTTCGAATCTGCGGCGACTACTCGACGGGCCTCAACGACGCCCTGCAGCCGCATCAGTACCCGCTCCCGATACCGCAGGACATCTTCGCCGGACTGGCGAACTGTAAGGTGTTCAGCCAGATCGATTTATCGGATGCGTACCTACAGGTTGAAGTTGACGAAGACAGCCGGGAACTGCTCACGATCAACACGCACCGAGGTCTCTATCGCTACAATCGGCTCTCGCCAGGTGTCAAACCCGCACCCGGAGCTTTTCAACAGATAGTAGACACCATGATGGCTGGTACCACCGGAGCTGCGGCCTACTTGGATGACATCCTGGTGGGTGGCGTCGACGAAGCCGACCACTGGCGCAACCTGCAAGCAGTTCTCAAGCGCATCCAAGATTACGGGTTCACCATCAAGGCGGAAAAATGTTCATTTGCCCAGCGCCAGATCAAGTACCTGGGTCATCTCATCGACGAACACGGTCTGCGCCCTGATCCAGCCAAGCTCGATGTGATCCGGAACCTTCCTGCTCCAAAGGACGTCTCCGGCGTGAGATCGTTTCTGGGGGCTATCAACTACTACGGGAAGTTTGTTCCGAGCATGCGAACGCTTCGTTACCCGTTGGACGAACTACTCAAGACAACCAACAAGTTCGTCTGGACCGCCAAGTGCCAGGAAGCGTTCGAGAGGTTCAAGGCGATTCTATCGTCCGACCTGTTGCTGACGCACTACGATCCAGCTCAAGAAATCATTGTGTCGGCGGATGCGTCGTCGATCGGAATCGGGGCCACGATCAGCCACAGGTTCCCGGACGGATCGATCAAGGTTGTGCAGCATGCTTCAAGAGCGTTGACCTCGACCGAGCAAGCCTACAGCCAACCAGATCGCGAAGGACTTGCCATCATCTACGCTGTGACCAAGTTCCACAAGATGCTTTTTGGTCGCAGATTCCTTCTCCAAACCGATCACGCTCCTCTTCTCCGAATTTTTGGTTCAAAGAAGGGAATACCAGTGTACACGGCGAACCGCTTGCAGCGTTATGCGTTACAACTCCTTCTGTACGACTTCAAGATTGCCTACGTCAGCACGGAGAAGTTTGGAGATGCGGATGTCCTTTCGCGCCTGATCGACCAGCACGCAAAACCTGACGAGGATTTCGTTGTAGCCAGCATCACCTTGGAGGAAGACGTCAGGTCGATTGTCAAGGAATCAATAAACGCACTTCCTCTCAGTTTCAGAGTCGTTCAACAACACACCAAGTCTGACCCGGTACTTCGGAAAGTCCTCCAGTACATCCAGCAAGGTTGGCCCAAGTCAAAGACGGCCATTGCTGACCGGGAGCTTAAGGTGTTCTTCGACCGAAGGGACTCGCTCTGCACAGTCCAAGGGTGCGTCACTTTCGCGGAACGACTCGCGATTCCATCGGCGTTCCGGGCTCGCTGCCTCCAGCATCTGCACCGCGGCCATCCCGGGATTGAGCGCATGAAGGCGTTGGCTCGTAGTTACGTGTACTGGCCATCAATCGACGCCGATATCGCCGGACACGTTGGAACGTGTCGTCACTGCGCTGCAGTTGCCAAAAGTCCGCCCAAAGCACCACCGCAACCATGGCCAAAGTCAACCTTCCCGTGGCAGCGGGTGCACGTGGACTACGCAGGTCCGATCGAAGGCGACTACTTCCTGCTCTGTGTCGACTCGTATTCCAAATGGGTCGAAATCACCAAAACCAAATCTATCACAGCTTCTGCGACTATCGCCATTGTCAGAAGTCTGTTCGCTCGCCTTGGTATGCCAGAAACTCTGGTCAGTGATAACGGCACCCAGTTCACTAGTGCCGAGTTTGGACAGTTCTGCTTGGAGAACGGAATCAACCACATGACGACTGCCCCGTTCCACCCGCAGTCGAATGGCCAGGCGGAGCGGTTTGTCGACACCTTTAAAAGAGCAGTGAAGAAAATCAGAGAGGGGAGAGGAACGATCAACGAAGCACTGGACACCTTCTTGTTGACGTACAGATCAACGCCAAACCCGTCAGCACCTGACGGTAAATCGCCTTCTGAAGCCATGTTCGGTCGCAAGATCCGGACGAGCCTGGATTTGCTTCGACCGCCTGCTGTCCCTGTGGTAAAGGCCAACGAGGAGCAGAACGCCAAACGATCGATCCAGAAAGGTGATTGTGTGTACGTGAAAATCTACTCGGCGAACGCCTGGAGGTGGGCGCCTGGAGTAGTCCTCGAGCGCCTCGGACGGGTGATGTTCAACATCTGGGCTGAGGATAAGCGAATGATCCGGTCACATCTCAATCAGCTGCGATTCCGGACAACAGATGGTCAACGTGGGTTGGGAGTTCAGGGTGCCAAGCCAAGTACAAAACTGCCTCTGGATATTCTGCTGAAGGAGTGCATCTTGCAGCGGCCAAGTACAGCATCAAAGAACACCGCCTCGCCAGCTTCTTCCCCGCAGTCGGCACCCAACACATCATCGCTCGGAGTTCCCTCTGAGCAATCAACACCGATCCAGTCACCGCAAGCCACGGCTGAACCGACGAACTGGGAGTCACCACGGTCACCATCCTTTCGTTCAGCGACTGCATCCCCGGCAGCGGTGCCATCTACCTCCAAACCAGTCTCTTCGCCAGAGTTCCTGTCAGCAAGCGAGAACGAACCAGCTGTTCCGTTCAAACCGCGGCGCTCTTCCAGGCATCGGAGAGTTCCGATAAGGTTTGACCCATACCAGCTGTTTTAA